The sequence below is a genomic window from Sinorhizobium terangae.
GGCAGGCTGCGCCGCAGAAACGACGCGGCCGACCTCGATCTCGCGTGCGGTGATGATGCCGTCCGCGTCGGCCTTCAGCTCGGTGTAGGACAGGGCGTCCTCGGCCGTCGCCAGCGCCGCCTCGGCAGCTTCCAGCGACGCTTTTGCGGTCCGCAGCTCCTTGTCGGCCTGATCGAAGGTCGCCTGCGAGATCGAGCGCGAGCGCAAAAGCGCTTCGTACCGATCAAACGTCAGCGTCCTCTGCTTGACGATCGCGCGGGCCGACTCGAGCCCGGCTCGGGCGACTTCCACGTCGGCCCGCTGTTCTTTGTCGTCAAGGCGGGCGAGAACATCGCCGGTGCGCACATGCGAGCCGACATCGACGAAGCGCTCGATCACCCTGCCACTGACGCGGAAGGACAGGTCGGACTGTACTCGGGCCTTTACCTCCCCGGTGATTTCGGCTCTGGGCTGATATTCGGCCTGCGAGGCGCTCACGGCCCGAACCTGCTGCGGCGATGGCGTGACTTCAACTTTGTCTTCGCAGCCGGCGAGATAGGCGCAGGCGAGACCAATTCCAATCAATCGAAAGGGCTGCATTTTTTGCTCCGTTACGGTTTGCAACCAAAGGGATGATGCGCTAGTATCACTGACTAACGAGTTAGTCAACAACAGCAAAGCCACGCGTTGCCCCACCGGTCAGAGCGGAAGAGGCATCCCCGCCTAAGCCGCCCGCTAACCTGTTAGAGTCGCCGTAAACACGCGATTCGAACGACCGTCGTGGCCCAGCAGAAATGGAAGTGAGATGGCAAAGACTGAGAAGAGGCCCTCGCGGGCAGAGCAAAAGGCCCGGCGCCCTCAGGAGATTCTCGAGGCCGCGTTCGAGGAGTTCACCGCAAAGGGCTACGCGGCTACGCGGGTGGAAGACGTCGCCGCCCGCCTCGGCGTGACGAAGGGCACCATTTATCTGTATTTTCCGACAAAGGAGATGCTCTTCGAGGAGATGTTCCGCCACATGTCGACACCGTTCAAGGACGTGCTGGCCTCTGTCGGCACGGTCAAAGGCTCGTGCGCCGACCGACTGCGGGCACTCCTGCTCCTTGCATACGCGAAGATTCCCGACGACCGGAGAACACGGGAACTCCTGCGCCTGACACTGTCTGACGGCACGCGTTTCCCTGACATCGTGGACCGACACCACGACGAGTTCATCGCCCCGCTGATCGCGGCCGTCCGAGCACTCGTCGGGGAGGGAGTGTCTTCGGGCGAATTCCGCCGTGGAGCCGCTGCAACATTCCCCGACGTCGTCGCCAGTTCGATCCTTCACGTTACCGTGTGGCGGCTGATGTTTGCGGACCGAAAGCCGATCGACGCACCGGCCTTCATCGAGGCACACTTTGATCTCGCCCTGAACGGACTTTTGCAGCGCCCGTAGCGCGCGAGGTTCGATCATGTTCGATCCGCGCACCACGGACACTTCTGCTTTGGAACGGCAGAGCGCCACGGTTGGTCGCCTCCATTCACGCCGATCTGCCGCGCGTTCGACGTCAGGCGATGGTGAGGCTTCGTGCAAATTGCTCGCCTCCGAGTACGACGAAAGAAATGACGGCCATCATGAGGCCGCGTCGGAAGCGCGCCTGCTTGATGA
It includes:
- a CDS encoding efflux RND transporter periplasmic adaptor subunit, with protein sequence MQPFRLIGIGLACAYLAGCEDKVEVTPSPQQVRAVSASQAEYQPRAEITGEVKARVQSDLSFRVSGRVIERFVDVGSHVRTGDVLARLDDKEQRADVEVARAGLESARAIVKQRTLTFDRYEALLRSRSISQATFDQADKELRTAKASLEAAEAALATAEDALSYTELKADADGIITAREIEVGRVVSAAQPAFTLAHDGRRDAVFDVFEAFFLEGRPLADVEVAPIADRALETQATVREVSPFIDTRTGTVRIKVALPEDAQWPLGTPVVGEFRSPTRKGIILPAGTIASAMGEPAVFLIDPASRSVSLRKIAVASYRKSDLIVAGGIAPQDLIVTEGGKFLKEGQAVAWKGK
- a CDS encoding TetR/AcrR family transcriptional regulator, coding for MAKTEKRPSRAEQKARRPQEILEAAFEEFTAKGYAATRVEDVAARLGVTKGTIYLYFPTKEMLFEEMFRHMSTPFKDVLASVGTVKGSCADRLRALLLLAYAKIPDDRRTRELLRLTLSDGTRFPDIVDRHHDEFIAPLIAAVRALVGEGVSSGEFRRGAAATFPDVVASSILHVTVWRLMFADRKPIDAPAFIEAHFDLALNGLLQRP